ATCATGTTACGTAATACACATTAAAACCTTGAGAAAAAATCTACAATTTGCCAAATCGATTTGTTGTGTGGCATCATCGGTACATGCAACTCACGATCGGTCTCACCTAGAGATAGCGAGATCAACCGTGGTTtacaatgtgtacatgtattaatggcTGCTGACAACTGGAATAAGGATCCACAAACATGTATTAATAAACggaaagtatttttttttttaaattcttctcAAAAGGTCCCTTAATAAGTATGTTGCTGAAAACAATGCCATTAGGAATACCTCGGCATCTTTTTGAAATCCCAGAAAAGTCACAGGGTAAAAGAAAGCGAGAGAAAAAAAGTGGGTATGAAGGAAAGCGGGAGAAGTGAGTGGGCAGGAGAAAAAGAGGTGAATGGGAGGGAAGATGAAATGGATTGAGGACAGATGGAGAAAATGAGACGAGGAAGGAAAAATTAGGAGAAGCGGTGGGAGATACATTCCCCCAACTGTTAGTTCAGCGTGAGATCACAAGAAGGGATCCAAAGTTTATGAAAGCCACCCGGGTGGTTCTTGGGCATCAACTTTTGAAGTTTTACCCAAAATTGCATAATGTAACACCAAGCTTCTTAGGTTCAACGACTTGACACTTTATCAAAAGCAAACAAAACCTCTAATCTCAATTAGTCTTACATATAAAGACCTAACGGTGATAAAATTTTCCTTTTTCTTTCACCATTTCAGTCTGATCAGATTTCAGGTACTTGAAACAATACAACACCTAGTCATAATGACTTTACACATATCGTGAGTATTAAGGAATTACCCAAATTTATACGCATATACACAGGTCAGGGGTAATCTTTGTTCTACGTATGTAATCTTTGCAACAAAAACGATTATACTGTAACCCTGTAATTAACATTGTTAAAGGAAATTACGTATAATGTGCCGAAGACAACGAAAAGTCGAAGCCCGCCTTAAAgaattttcattgaaaagtGTCAAATTCAATGGCGTCGTTTAATTTTCTGTTCACCTATATGTTCCTGCACAAATGGAGGTAAACATTGACTTGGTAAAAGGTTGCTTTAAGTTAGTATTATCATTTCAATCTAAAATTGCCGTTTAGTGTTAAAAAGAACCCGATTATATAAGTGTAAAATACACATTAAATTCCCAAATAAAATGCATAGCAGTCGCAAGTACAATAATTGCTTTCAGCGATACAATGATAAAGTTTAGGTTTGACTGTTGCTGAAACATATAATTATAGCGATTTAATTTCGCAAATAAATCTGCCCTGAAAATCTTCTTAAAGTATTAGAAACAAAGTATGTCGACTTCAATCGCAGTCTTGTGATTAAATAACGGGTGAAAGTTTGGACGACAGTATGTGCAATTGCATATCAGTACCTTTTGATTGATACTTAATCGTATACATAATGAACGGGTTAACCTACAGGCAGATTGCAGGACTCTAGGACGTTCGCGGCAGGAGACACCGGATCTCTAACAATGGAGAAGAAAGGAAGCAAAACCAAAAGTCTCCGCATAGCTGTGGACAAGTTTAATGAAGAAATTGATATGTTTGCAACCGTTCAGGACAAAGAATTCTCCCAGAGACGCGACAGTAAACGACGAAGAAAAGAAGAGATTAACAACGACAAACGTCTAAAGCTCTACCGGAAACTGTATGTCCCAGCCGTAGGCTGCCTGTTGGGTGGTTTTGTGTTGTCTATTGGGGGCACTGTGCGCGGACTAAGTGAAAAAACTTTTCTATGGAGACACCGTGAAGTTTTCTGTATCCTGGGTCCCATAATTTTGACTATTGGTATTGGATTGCTTTTGTTGTCTGTAGCTCTTGTTACAAACCGGATTGAGAAAGTCACCCGACTTGTCGCTCTCCGGAAATCCCTAAAATCTAATTCTAGTCAAAATATGTTAGCTTCTCTAAAATCATCCATGGACTCAACCAACAAGATTTGTCATTCCATCGAGGATTTAGATGAATTAGAGCAGTCGTTTACATACCTTTCAGTTAGCGAAAGGACACCAAAACGAAAGCTCTCTTCCAGCAACTCACAAGTGTCATTTTCGGATGAGGTTCATATTCATGAAATCAAACAAGACTTGCAGCAAACAACAGAAACAAAATGGCAAGACAAAATAGCAAGTACATCACCTATTTATTCAGAAGAGCCAATTGACACTAGGTTACCATATAAACGCGGTAGTATTTCGTTCCGTTTGCTAGAAGGTATCATAAAAGCACAAAGATGCAAGAAGAATGGACACAGAACTTTAGCTAAGTATAAAGATCAACTTCATTTAAAGCCAACAGGTTCTTCAAACGAGGAATCACTGCTTCTATGCAAAGAGTCTTCTCATTACAATACTAGCATGTCAAATACAGAAACAACCGCATCAACAGCAGCGAAGGAATCACGAATTCTAACTCATATTCACAGTCAGGCAGATGAAAACATAGCATTTTGTATCAATGACCAACCAAGCGGAGATGGTGACTCCGTGACACAAATCCAACATACGATAGCCACATCAACAGAGCGACCCAGGGGTCCCACCATTACCAATGACGTGAAAGAACATACAGGACAGGGAATTCCGAACCAAGGACATTCGCCATGCACGTTACCGCAGCAGAACTCCTGCAGTAAACACCCCGGTTACGGTTCAGATCAGATTTCCACGTGCACTGAGATAACAATCCTAATACACCCCCCTAACACGGCAGAAAATTGATTTCCAAGTTTcggtggatttaaaatgcagggtgaaaaaaaaagttggaaTCTAAACCTGGCTAAACACAAGCGAAGGCtctaaaaattaaaaaggtCGACCAGGGCCAAACGATTGTGAAATGGTCTCTTTAAACTTCACAATAGTGCAATTTGAGATATAATTTCTGTATTCAGTTACTCGTTCATAATCGGAAGCGTTGCAGTGTGCAACATGACATACAAGTTCAAAGCTTAATACAGAGCTCTCAAAATTACTAGGGATTCAATATGACAGGCAGACACTGTAGCTATGGGATAGTGGAGTTACAGCGGAGACTTGTAGGGTCGGGCCGTTTTTGGCAAGGTATCACCACATGCAAAGTTCTTATCATGCTTAGACTCAGTCCTGCAAagtatattaaatattaatttAGCGTCACAATGGTGTGATATCTGATTCTTTTATGAAATCTATCTGCCTATCTGGATATGTCTCGTGCTTTACACAGGAAATGAAGCACAACATAACACAAAGAACAATGTATGGAGTGGACAGTGTAGGACTGATCTACGGTGGACTAGATCCTGTTCGTCAACATGCTTAATATAATTAGAAGTCCACTTCATGCTTCTAAACTCTCTTTTCAATATGAAGAGGTAGACCATTTTCCAAAAAGGTAAGTACATACAATATTTAATACACGATTGCATAATTATAGAAAACGCAAAAATCACCATCTAGCTACTACTTAAACTACTACTTAAAAACTTTGCTTTTCATTGCCCATATAGGTCACCAGCAAAATACGAAAAAGTTTGCAGCTGTTTATTCCAGAAAAACCTGCGAATTGAAAGAGAAAAGGAACGAATAAAACAATTCAGTATATGGTATTCGGAAGTAGATAAATTCAAACAGGAAGACTACATCAAACGCCGCCGAAAACGAAGAGCAGAGAGAAAAGAGCGAGCACAGAAATTGTGGAAAATACACGTGCTTTTGATTCCCGTGGCGCTGCTTCTGTTACCCGGTGTGTTCCTGCTGGTGGCTTGTCATTTAGAATTCCATCACCTAGGCGACTGGTTTAAAGAGAAAAAAACAGAATTGACAGTCATTGGGAGCATATGTGTAGCGTCATCAGTTATATTGTTTATGATCGAACAAGGTCTTCTTAGTTACTATGGGAATAAGACTGGAGTTAAAATGTTTGCTCAGTTTAGAAAGACCGGAACCGATTATTTTCAGACTAAAGATATGTCACAAACTTTGTCATATTCACCAACAACTACTATTAAAAAAGAACAAACTGAATACGTTCGAGAGGATTCAATAGACACGATTGGTTCAGAAGATTTGTCTGGGGCTTTGAAAGAAAGCGACCCTttactgaaaaaaaatcaatcacagTCGAAGAGACGCCCTCCAAAATTATCGGAAATTGCTGTTGGGGCGAATGGAACACATATCCTAGACTCGGTGGATACCTATGCCTCCGCTCTCACGGAGTTCACGCTCATCAGCAGCAGCGACCATTCCTCAACTTCGGAAAACTCCGCACCTTTATGTGCATCTGAATACAGTGGTGTCCTTGAAGACGAAGGTAGAATTTCAATGAGAGATGACGACATGGAGACAGTGACGTTGCAGTCGTCCGAGTCCGCGGACTTTTTACTCGATTGATATTcttaaatgcaaataaaatGTCTTCCATGCACTAAACCTGTTTGTTTTCGACAAATCACAGGTACAATATACTTGAGGATAGGTGATACTAAAACATCGTTATGAAAGTTTGTACAGGATTTATTATTGTTGAAACATACATCTGTGGTAAATTTTCAGTAGTATTCATGTTGATTTTTGCCTTTTGAACTAAAAGACCAGTCCCTCCGtttgtacaaaattttaaagcTGCGACACattaaaaatttcaagaaattaATATACAAAACCCTATGATGCATATTTTTCTTtcgattttgaaaatttattttttttatttttatttttgcgcATCCATTGACCTTAAAATTGAAGAATACCCCATTATTTTGTTTGCTTGCAGGAGGCTTAACGCTTCACTCGGTCCTCGTTTTGTCTCAGTCACCCATTGATTAACAAGACACCAGCGATCGAGAAAGGGTGTTCTATATGACAAAATTATTAATCTAATATGAAATTAAACCAACTCCTACTCTAGTTTTGTTTGGTAATTAGAGAGGTGTTCAATTGAGCTGACTGCGTAACTATAATACCTGTACACATAACGCTAGATGACCTTTTCGGGTGAACTAATAAATGAACAATGCGTGGTGTTATAGCTCATTGCCCAATGTACAGAATAGAACCAACAGTATGacaaagaaaatgtatgtacaatCTCTTTAATGAATACCCTACAATGCATCATTACGTCTTCCACATTAAATCTCATTAAAAAGCTAAACAATGACATTATATTTGGATTTGTTGAAATCACCGCACTTGTATCGCTCTGCTTTGTAATTGTCTTGACTACAATGTTGTTCGATTTCTTCATGTCCACCTTTgtcagttttttaaatataaatatcctGTCATACTCTGAAAAACGCAAATAATTAACTTGATcaagaaaatgtcagaaatatgtAACAAATTCAACACATATTTACTAATAGTTATAACCGGCGTCATATCACCAgaagttgatatcaaaaaaatatcttataGGCTTCACAACACAAAAACTCTCACCCATATCACAAAGAATGAAAGATGTACAAATACAAAAGCTCTCACCCATATCACAAAGAATGAAAGAAGTAAAAATACAACTTCTTGCAGTTAACAACATcattgacacccccccccccccatttcttTCTTTTCAATACAAAAAGTAAACTTTAAGGATATTTCAACAATAACCATCAATTATTGAAATGCGTTCAATACCGACATTGAAATCGCTGTTCTCTTGCAATATTGCCTTGAACGATATCGTTGACGTCTCGCCGAAAAACGTCGATATATGCTTGGATTCTGTTTCAGCAGATGGACCACAACTTCCCCTAAAGACTGGTTCATCATAATTGTAACTTCCGAAACCAAAGTCCATACCCTCAACATGTTTCGTGACCTCCAACACCCCGCAGGCTTTGCCAGCAACGAGAGGTCTAATTATAAATTCCAAGCACATGTCGCGATTTTCGACAATTTTTAAGGGAATGTGAAATTGGGCTTCGGCTCCTTTTGATCCTTGACGCGGCACGACCGTTAAAAGATTTTCAACAATCTTCCACTGAAAATTCCCATTTGATTCGGCAATCGGGCAGTCTATAGAGGGTTCGCAAAGATATGTTCCTAAGTCATTAGGACTTTGTGTAGGAATTTCCACAGGGTCTTTAGAATGTTCACAAGATGCCCCAGAAAATTGGTCAGGACATATGCAGCTTACATCTCCATCATCGAACACGCATGTTCCCCCATTGTAACACCAGTCAGGATGCATGTCGCAATAATTTGTAACTGAACTTGATTGGAAGGAAGATAGGGATGAATTCTCTTGAGCGAGGGTGTTAGGATCGAGTTTGGCTGTAACGATTAGGTTGAAGCCTCTTCCAGATTCAGCAAATTGGTAAGATGAATCAAACTTCAGAAGCAGTAGGTGAGATTCACTCCCTGAAGGTGTCTCAATCGCTGAAAGAGAGTTTCCACAATATAGAGGCCCTGGTTGGCCAATGGAAATAGATCTCACCTCTAGCCAATGATAACATCGACCTAAGGAATTATCTGGTAGGTCAAAATCATGGCTGGTGAGCTCGATTTGCATTCCCTTTGGAGCCCTTATCAACCACACACAACTTTGCCCTACCAAATATAACTGAGGATAGTTTGGTGACGAGATTGACTTTTGGTCATGTTCACTCTGCAGCTCTATACTCCCACCACAGCTGCTTCTAACTTCTTCACACCGCTTGCCTTGAATGTAATCTGGACACCTACAGGAACAAGTATGGTCCAAGAACCCCGAATTCAAGCACTCCAAATCTGGACATGAATTTGCACATTTGTAAGCTTTTATTATTGCTTCCGTATCATAAAAGGATAAAGAGTTCTCTTGCAGTCCTAGAAATTCATAATCAACATCTCTATATTCAAGTGTCTTTTCACCATCCTTTGAAAATGCAAAGATGGAATAGTGCATTAAAGATGAGTAATCGTAAGGAATATTTTGGTTATTGGTCTCTTCCTTGGCCAAGTTCTGATTGTCTTTTCCTCTCAAAACGTGCTCCCAGTACACAGTGACATATCCATCCCTATCGCTGCGACTCTGCTCGTGGGTCATCCCCAGCGTATGGGCCATTTCGTGAAGAACTACATGGAGAGTGCAGTGACTGGATTCGATATTGATAGGTTGACTAGTCAGTTCAGGTTCATAAAGATGCCCATATTTTGTCACCTCTATATTTCCAACATATGATGAACTTATCCCACTCATGAAAAATTCCACATGGTCTTGGACACTGTCTGAATATGGTTCCCATCTGACACAAGTGTTATTATGAAAAACTGCAATGGCTGTGAGTATTTCCTGTCTACACCCCCTGTCcacatttttgttgattttataaGGAATGATGCCATTGGTCCATATACGATTTTCTCCTTCTAGAAAGCTTCTTCTGTGACTCGCCAGAGTCTTCTCCTGTATTGGTTTGGAATGGTAATCATGTGTGTCTTCTTCTAAAAGGTCCTCTGCAATTTTACTAGTTCTGGGGTTTACTGTGTCAACTGCCTTGTATGTTTTCGAATCACGATGATCCACCATTCTCATCAAAAAGTTCCCACTCTCTGTAGATTTCATTACACCATTGTTACTAATAGACTTTCCTGTTCCAAAATGACTTTGAGGTACCGTTGAGTGTGATTCTGGAGTCTTCTGTGTGACTAAACTTGCCTCTTCTTTCTTTACTTTGGACAGATATTTAGATTTTTTCTCCTCTGCATATTGCATTAACAGTCCCTTTAGTTTTGCTAGAGAATCTGGACTGTATTCTCTGTTTTTCTTCTGAAATCCTCTATTTTCCCGTTTGACCAGCAATCTATGTAGTAAAGTTTGACTGGCTTCATCTGTTTCCATTAAATGTGCATATTCACAACAAATGATAATAAAGGCAAAAAATCCAAAAGCTTTTACGCACATCTTTCAATACGAAGTCAAACAAAGATGAATTAGCATTGACAAATGTTTGCTGGATTTAAAACACCACTCTATGACAATAACATCTCTACACCTACATAAAAAACAGTCTATATACACTGGTTGCACATGCTTGAAGAATAAAGCCTTCTATTGAAACCACATGATCTTTAATTGATTGGAATCCAACAttaagaaaatctttaaatcaaGGAAGTAGATACAGGCACattcaaataataaaacaaattgatTAATCTTTGTGTACATTATATCACTTGCCAGTTGTAAACACATGCAGGTCATATTCATGTTAAATGATTTTTGTACAGATAatccaaaatttaaaaaaacaacaacaacccacAGCTTTGTGATATTCCATTGACTGCTTGTTTTAGAGTTTTCTGGGTGACCAAGGTAAACACATATTTCAAGGCAGGAGGTAGGATAGGTACTACTGATTTGATTTATTAATAATCAAATACAATTACAAAAGGATATTTGTAATACAAGTACAAAGGGATTGGAAACAAGTTCTAAAAACTTCGACCATCCTCTCCCTACAAAGAAGACTTCAAAAAGCCATTCAACAGAATAccacaaaatatttcttcctcTAGCTACTACTTTTGActcattttaaatttcaattaacACATATAAATCTACACACTGTGTAACTACCAGGATCTATCCttcataaaatttagaaattttagtcattttaattcttttttcttcttcttgatCACATTACCATTCCGAGAAGTTTAAAACTACTgtatttatcaaacaaaatctTCATACACAGgtcaaatgaagaaaaaataccGCATAAGTGGACATCTTAACGTGACTTTTCCATATTAAAAGTAGGATTGGGTATATACATTTAGTGCgagctaattttagcgactttatTATCCCAGGAAAAGTAACTATTACCTCCTATATGGAATAAATGgctagcaatattcaatttcaGTGATCTCATCACTCtcactaataatgccaaaattaaatcctcgctaaaaattctgctcataCGCTACGACTACTGGTGATGGATTCTTCTAATTATGGAAGCAGATGTCATTATTGATATGTCACTTTTCAGTTTGATTTCAGACAAAGAATTATCCATCATGATGGACATTGCAGTATAACGCCCAAACATACCAGTGAAACTGCAGCTAGtaccaatacaaaatattataaaCTTGATACGGTAAATAAAATAGCAAAGTAactactgtgtacatgtacactgttcCAAGTTTTAAGACCTTAATTACATATATACCTACCAAAATTAAGGCCACATAGATCCTCCTAAACAAGTTTTAAGACCTTAATTACATAT
This genomic window from Ostrea edulis chromosome 4, xbOstEdul1.1, whole genome shotgun sequence contains:
- the LOC125671830 gene encoding zinc metalloproteinase dpy-31-like, giving the protein MCVKAFGFFAFIIICCEYAHLMETDEASQTLLHRLLVKRENRGFQKKNREYSPDSLAKLKGLLMQYAEEKKSKYLSKVKKEEASLVTQKTPESHSTVPQSHFGTGKSISNNGVMKSTESGNFLMRMVDHRDSKTYKAVDTVNPRTSKIAEDLLEEDTHDYHSKPIQEKTLASHRRSFLEGENRIWTNGIIPYKINKNVDRGCRQEILTAIAVFHNNTCVRWEPYSDSVQDHVEFFMSGISSSYVGNIEVTKYGHLYEPELTSQPINIESSHCTLHVVLHEMAHTLGMTHEQSRSDRDGYVTVYWEHVLRGKDNQNLAKEETNNQNIPYDYSSLMHYSIFAFSKDGEKTLEYRDVDYEFLGLQENSLSFYDTEAIIKAYKCANSCPDLECLNSGFLDHTCSCRCPDYIQGKRCEEVRSSCGGSIELQSEHDQKSISSPNYPQLYLVGQSCVWLIRAPKGMQIELTSHDFDLPDNSLGRCYHWLEVRSISIGQPGPLYCGNSLSAIETPSGSESHLLLLKFDSSYQFAESGRGFNLIVTAKLDPNTLAQENSSLSSFQSSSVTNYCDMHPDWCYNGGTCVFDDGDVSCICPDQFSGASCEHSKDPVEIPTQSPNDLGTYLCEPSIDCPIAESNGNFQWKIVENLLTVVPRQGSKGAEAQFHIPLKIVENRDMCLEFIIRPLVAGKACGVLEVTKHVEGMDFGFGSYNYDEPVFRGSCGPSAETESKHISTFFGETSTISFKAILQENSDFNVGIERISIIDGYC
- the LOC125671842 gene encoding uncharacterized protein LOC125671842 encodes the protein MLNIIRSPLHASKLSFQYEEVDHFPKRSPAKYEKVCSCLFQKNLRIEREKERIKQFSIWYSEVDKFKQEDYIKRRRKRRAERKERAQKLWKIHVLLIPVALLLLPGVFLLVACHLEFHHLGDWFKEKKTELTVIGSICVASSVILFMIEQGLLSYYGNKTGVKMFAQFRKTGTDYFQTKDMSQTLSYSPTTTIKKEQTEYVREDSIDTIGSEDLSGALKESDPLLKKNQSQSKRRPPKLSEIAVGANGTHILDSVDTYASALTEFTLISSSDHSSTSENSAPLCASEYSGVLEDEGRISMRDDDMETVTLQSSESADFLLD